AGCGCCTACCAGGTACGTGGGGAACAATCCGGGCACCACGTGAATCGGTGCCCACAAATGAAGGAGAGGTCGCGGCCATGAGCTCGCTCCTGACCGACGGCGATCTCGCCCACGAAGCAAACGTGGTGTGGATTGAGGACCCCGAAAACCTCGACTACGTCCGCCAAGCCCTGGACAAGACCCCCCGTCGCCGCAGCAAGCCCCGATACGAACGCGACGGCCGCATGATCGGGTACGTCGAGCTCGACGGCACCGCCGAAGCCGACCCAGACAGCGGCCTCTACCGGCGACGCGTCTTCTTCCTCCTCCCTCACGACCGCGACTCCGCCCCAGAAGGTGTCTACCGGCAAGGAGCACCGGGAGAAGCAGTCGACCCACGAACCATCCGGCCAAATCGGGTGGGGGAGAAGACACCACGCTCTCAGCGTGGGATCGCCTCCGCTATAACCCCGGCCAGCTCGTAGTCCGCCGTCCGGACTGCCTGCGCCCGCTTTAGTCGACTGCGCCCCCGCCTCACGTTGGGGGCGCAGTCGACGACGACCTTGGCGACAGCAACCCACGTGCACGGTGGCGTTAGCGAAACCGAACGCGGACGCGGACTCAACGTGCACGTGCTTTCCTGAA
This is a stretch of genomic DNA from Streptomyces sp. NBC_01717. It encodes these proteins:
- a CDS encoding DUF6009 family protein; the encoded protein is MSSLLTDGDLAHEANVVWIEDPENLDYVRQALDKTPRRRSKPRYERDGRMIGYVELDGTAEADPDSGLYRRRVFFLLPHDRDSAPEGVYRQGAPGEAVDPRTIRPNRVGEKTPRSQRGIASAITPASS